Proteins from a single region of Syntrophorhabdaceae bacterium:
- a CDS encoding glycosyltransferase — MAVPYFSVIIDSYNLGAFIEEAIESVLAQTFPKDRTEIIVVDDGSTDDTQERVKKYSHSIQYIYKENGGQASAFNAGFMHSSGDIIVFLDADDYFHPEKLQELSHIYNTYHCDAVFHNLSVVTTKLKGPFIPYLYYHNPQLLHKIGKNLYVLSTHNGGTGFMPVYFLVPTSGQSYSRRLCKKILPLPEYFTHSADLYLHLHALVGTDIYFVDRSLGFYRRHPYSDNESRRTDIVWHERRIGFYSHTLRTLEQTFHDKAARLARTVENDLHLMDIPLERMRGRYRIALKHFWEYKAPGPFLLRLSKISQALFYLIAPPRIYEKVRSLYFSFRMKNLARFIVRKYP; from the coding sequence ATGGCCGTACCATACTTTTCCGTTATCATTGACTCCTATAATCTGGGCGCATTCATTGAAGAGGCAATAGAGAGCGTCCTTGCCCAGACCTTTCCGAAGGATAGGACAGAGATCATTGTGGTCGATGACGGCTCAACCGATGACACACAGGAAAGGGTAAAGAAATACTCTCACAGCATTCAGTACATTTACAAAGAAAACGGCGGTCAGGCATCGGCATTCAACGCGGGGTTCATGCATTCCAGCGGAGACATCATTGTATTCCTCGATGCTGACGATTATTTCCATCCGGAAAAACTGCAAGAGCTCTCACACATTTATAATACCTATCATTGTGATGCGGTCTTCCATAACCTTTCTGTCGTGACAACGAAGCTTAAAGGGCCGTTCATCCCCTATCTTTATTATCACAATCCTCAATTGCTTCATAAAATAGGGAAAAATCTTTATGTGCTGTCAACGCACAACGGAGGCACGGGCTTTATGCCGGTCTACTTCCTTGTGCCAACATCGGGCCAATCATACAGCCGCAGGCTTTGCAAGAAGATCCTTCCCTTGCCCGAATATTTCACCCATTCCGCCGACCTGTATCTCCACCTCCATGCCCTTGTGGGCACCGATATATACTTTGTGGACAGATCGTTAGGTTTTTACAGGAGGCATCCTTACAGTGACAATGAGTCTCGCCGGACTGACATCGTATGGCATGAAAGGCGCATTGGTTTTTATTCACATACGCTCCGGACCTTGGAGCAGACCTTTCATGATAAAGCCGCCCGGCTTGCAAGGACCGTTGAGAACGATCTGCATCTAATGGATATCCCCCTGGAGAGAATGAGAGGAAGATACAGGATTGCTTTAAAACATTTTTGGGAATACAAGGCCCCCGGCCCGTTCTTATTGCGCCTGAGCAAGATATCCCAAGCCCTCTTCTATCTTATCGCACCTCCGCGGATATACGAGAAAGTTCGCTCATTATATTTTTCTTTTCGTATGAAAAATCTGGCGAGGTTTATCGTGAGAAAATACCCGTGA
- a CDS encoding flippase, translated as MSEKRISTNTALLFSTEVATQGLGFIVSIMVARILGVESYGLLSFAYSLGVLCIMVPSFGFQRFTVHELARSPEQANSFFTHISLLMWAFTLLIAVVPFGVALSGPSGEGRLFVIFIIYFVMAALEYVLFLCSFYRASQRISKESMLRMLLALMWCATGLAVLFAGYGLTTFVVWRLVVTLLCVAAAVLVLRSDYGIRIVSFSRQYAWDIVKRSAPLAVFSMLSSAFTFLNLVLLGMMRGDVDAGYYSAAEKIVYLVGMIAASLAWVTLPSLSRAWARSAKEFSNVCTRIMRAALIIAVPCAVMVGLLRKTWIFLLFGTGYLPSIPVLGILALSIIPFFLSEINSTSLIAMDKQNKAVRAVLIGLIVLIVSSFILIPLWGAKGIALARTFSLCVVIWVQLRALKDGVWGKAQWVTFGRVLAAGAAMALTIMVLIKLSCTVPVALAVSFVLYLVMLVLMREMRYGEITGIFSR; from the coding sequence ATGAGCGAAAAGAGGATCAGCACAAACACGGCGCTTTTGTTCTCCACAGAGGTTGCGACGCAGGGTCTCGGCTTCATCGTGTCCATAATGGTGGCGAGGATCCTCGGTGTCGAATCCTACGGCCTCCTTTCGTTTGCCTATAGTCTCGGTGTTCTCTGTATCATGGTCCCTTCCTTTGGATTCCAGAGGTTCACGGTCCATGAGCTGGCACGATCCCCGGAGCAGGCAAACAGCTTTTTCACACACATCTCCCTTCTCATGTGGGCATTCACGCTCCTTATAGCGGTTGTGCCGTTTGGTGTTGCTCTTTCAGGTCCTTCCGGGGAAGGGCGTCTTTTTGTCATTTTCATCATCTACTTTGTCATGGCAGCACTTGAGTATGTGCTCTTCCTTTGCTCCTTTTATCGTGCATCTCAGAGAATCAGTAAGGAATCCATGCTCAGGATGCTCCTTGCCCTCATGTGGTGTGCCACGGGGCTGGCGGTCCTCTTTGCCGGGTATGGACTTACAACCTTTGTGGTATGGAGACTGGTTGTAACTCTCCTCTGCGTGGCAGCGGCTGTTCTTGTGTTACGAAGCGATTATGGAATCAGAATCGTTTCCTTCAGCCGGCAATACGCATGGGACATTGTGAAGAGAAGCGCGCCTTTAGCCGTCTTCTCCATGCTCTCCTCCGCCTTTACCTTCCTTAATCTTGTGTTGTTGGGGATGATGCGCGGCGATGTCGATGCTGGATACTATTCGGCAGCAGAAAAGATCGTGTACCTCGTCGGGATGATCGCTGCGAGTCTCGCTTGGGTTACTTTGCCGTCGCTATCAAGGGCATGGGCTCGCTCAGCCAAAGAATTTTCCAATGTCTGCACAAGGATCATGCGCGCCGCGCTGATCATTGCGGTACCCTGTGCGGTAATGGTTGGTCTTCTCAGGAAGACATGGATATTCCTTCTTTTCGGCACGGGGTATCTGCCAAGTATTCCTGTCCTGGGCATCCTGGCCCTCAGCATTATCCCCTTCTTTTTGAGTGAGATCAACAGTACATCCCTTATTGCCATGGATAAACAGAATAAGGCGGTAAGGGCGGTGCTTATCGGGCTGATCGTGCTCATTGTCTCGTCGTTTATACTCATACCCTTATGGGGAGCCAAGGGTATCGCGCTTGCGCGAACATTCTCCCTTTGCGTGGTGATATGGGTTCAATTAAGGGCGCTGAAAGATGGTGTATGGGGAAAAGCCCAATGGGTTACTTTTGGAAGGGTCCTTGCCGCAGGAGCCGCTATGGCGCTCACTATAATGGTGCTCATAAAGCTCTCATGCACCGTACCGGTCGCACTGGCCGTTTCTTTTGTTCTCTATCTCGTCATGCTCGTCCTGATGCGGGAAATGAGATACGGGGAGATCACGGGTATTTTCTCACGATAA